One genomic region from Pirellulales bacterium encodes:
- a CDS encoding NAD-dependent epimerase/dehydratase family protein, which yields MSVAIITGSAGLVGSASSRYFANQGLDIVGIDNDLRRHLFGAEASTCWQRAQLEADLGVRYRHLDADIRDAAAIQRIFRRYGNQIVLVIHAAAQPSHDWAANEPATDFTVNAVGTSNVLEATRQHAQDAVFIFTSTNKVYGDAPNRLPLVELETRWEIDPNHGWMFGIPEEMSIDQSLHSLFGASKVAADVLVQEYGRYFGLKTACFRGGCLTGPNHSGAQLHGFLAYLMKCAAAGLPYTVFGYAGKQVRDNIHSADLVRAFDHFFRNPRCGEVYNIGGGRFSNCSMLEAIELCEQITGEPLAWTYREQNRTGDHVWWISDIAKFQRHYPAWQLTYDVPRILREMYEFNAARWLEAAVP from the coding sequence ATGTCTGTCGCCATCATCACTGGTTCCGCAGGCCTCGTCGGTTCCGCATCGAGCCGTTACTTCGCGAACCAAGGACTTGACATCGTCGGCATCGATAACGATCTTCGTCGGCATCTGTTTGGCGCAGAAGCATCGACCTGTTGGCAGCGGGCGCAACTCGAAGCAGACTTAGGCGTCCGCTATCGCCATCTCGATGCTGATATTCGCGATGCGGCAGCGATACAACGAATCTTTCGCCGCTACGGAAATCAAATCGTGCTGGTGATCCATGCGGCCGCACAGCCCTCCCACGATTGGGCCGCGAACGAGCCAGCCACGGATTTCACTGTCAATGCCGTCGGCACGTCGAACGTGCTGGAAGCAACGCGGCAGCATGCGCAAGATGCGGTGTTTATCTTCACTTCGACCAACAAAGTCTACGGCGACGCACCCAATCGGCTGCCGTTGGTCGAACTGGAGACGCGCTGGGAGATCGACCCCAACCACGGCTGGATGTTCGGAATACCGGAAGAAATGTCGATCGACCAGTCGCTACATAGTTTGTTCGGCGCGTCGAAAGTGGCCGCCGATGTCCTCGTTCAAGAATATGGCCGCTACTTTGGCCTGAAAACCGCTTGTTTCCGCGGCGGCTGTTTGACCGGGCCGAATCACAGCGGGGCGCAACTGCACGGGTTTTTGGCGTATCTGATGAAGTGCGCCGCCGCAGGATTGCCGTACACGGTGTTCGGCTATGCCGGCAAACAAGTACGCGACAACATCCACAGCGCCGACCTTGTCCGCGCATTCGATCATTTCTTTCGTAATCCGCGCTGTGGCGAAGTTTACAACATTGGCGGTGGCCGATTCAGCAATTGCTCGATGCTCGAAGCCATCGAGCTTTGTGAACAGATCACCGGCGAGCCGTTGGCGTGGACTTATCGCGAACAAAACCGCACGGGCGACCATGTATGGTGGATTAGTGACATCGCCAAGTTCCAGCGGCATTATCCGGCATGGCAGCTCACCTACGATGTGCCACGGATCTTGCGCGAGATGTACGAATTCAACGCGGCGCGGTGGTTGGAGGCGGCAGTACCATGA
- a CDS encoding class I SAM-dependent methyltransferase: MTLRHVLVDLGTTPLCESYLSAEQLAVTEPVYPLTVFVCENCLLAQVPEYVNGEAIFSHYAYFSSYSESYLDHARRNTESLIKRFRITPLSWVVELASNDGYLLRNFVERGIPCLGVEPAANIAQVAQRNGVPTLDKFFGEQTARDLVAQGRRADLLLANNVLAHVPDLNDFVRGMKLLLAADGVAVIEVQHLLRLIEGNQFDTIYHEHFCYFTLLAFERVLASHGLTIFDVDEISTHGGSLRFYVKHRENSRLAIHANVSQVADYERRAGLYELAGYRGFAEKTAEVKRRLLDFLINARRAGHSVAGYGAPGKGNTLLNYCGIGRDLLSYTVDRNPYKQGKFLPGSRIPIFAPQRISETRPDFVLILPWNLKDEIAGQLAYVREWGGRLVTPIPELQVW; encoded by the coding sequence ATGACGCTACGGCACGTGCTGGTTGACTTGGGTACGACGCCGCTCTGTGAGAGCTATTTGTCGGCCGAGCAGCTTGCGGTCACTGAACCGGTTTATCCGCTAACAGTCTTTGTCTGTGAAAACTGCCTACTGGCGCAAGTGCCGGAGTACGTGAACGGCGAAGCGATCTTCAGCCATTACGCCTACTTTTCCTCGTATTCCGAGAGCTATTTGGACCATGCGCGGCGAAATACCGAATCGCTAATCAAACGCTTTCGCATCACACCGCTGAGCTGGGTCGTCGAACTGGCCAGCAATGACGGGTATCTGCTGCGGAATTTCGTCGAGCGCGGCATTCCATGTTTGGGAGTCGAACCTGCCGCAAACATAGCGCAAGTGGCGCAACGGAACGGCGTTCCGACGCTCGACAAGTTTTTTGGCGAGCAAACGGCGCGCGATTTGGTTGCGCAAGGCCGCCGCGCCGATCTACTGCTGGCGAACAATGTTCTCGCCCATGTGCCGGACTTGAACGATTTCGTCCGCGGTATGAAATTATTGCTTGCCGCCGACGGGGTTGCAGTGATAGAAGTGCAACACCTGTTGCGACTGATCGAGGGTAATCAGTTTGATACCATCTATCACGAACATTTTTGCTATTTCACGTTACTCGCGTTCGAGCGAGTGCTGGCTTCGCACGGACTGACAATATTTGACGTGGATGAGATTTCCACGCATGGCGGCTCGCTGCGGTTCTATGTCAAGCACCGAGAGAATTCGAGGTTGGCCATCCATGCGAATGTCAGCCAAGTGGCCGATTACGAGCGCCGGGCGGGGCTGTACGAACTGGCTGGTTACCGCGGGTTCGCGGAAAAAACAGCCGAAGTCAAGCGTCGGCTCCTGGACTTCTTGATCAACGCCCGTCGCGCAGGCCATTCTGTGGCGGGTTATGGCGCTCCAGGTAAAGGAAACACTCTGCTGAATTACTGCGGCATCGGGCGAGACTTGTTGAGCTACACGGTCGATCGCAATCCATACAAGCAGGGCAAGTTTCTGCCCGGCTCACGAATTCCGATTTTTGCTCCGCAGCGTATCTCCGAAACCCGGCCGGATTTCGTCTTGATTCTGCCGTGGAATTTGAAAGACGAGATCGCCGGGCAACTTGCTTATGTTCGCGAGTGGGGAGGGCGGCTTGTAACTCCAATCCCAGAGTTGCAAGTGTGGTAA
- a CDS encoding glycosyltransferase yields MSHDVKVLVVGQTPPPYHGQALMIERLLERQFAHVRIFHVRMAFSGSIDEVGKFRIGKVLHLFSVVARIVYHRVIHGVKVLYYPPAGPNRVPLYRDLVILICVRWMFQRTILHFHAGGAADVYPTLSQPMKWLYRRALFNADAAIRLSHSSPDDGRTLQAKRLYIVPNGIADEYPRFAAKKADSPSLRILFMGILCESKGLLVLIDACRRMKCRGVPFELYAIGQFQSTDFESTVRGRLREYDLEHVAHFPGELRGNAKWEALSRADVFCLPSFYELESFPIVLLEAMSFELPVVSTRWRGIVEMVDDGITGYLVAPHDIEAIADSLEQLQTSAELRRRLGNVGRSKFLRDFTLEKHLERMERVFLEAANGRSVQAADNCRWRDVESPDPLLSAPECEPICGSEALT; encoded by the coding sequence ATGTCTCACGATGTAAAAGTGCTGGTCGTCGGCCAAACGCCGCCACCGTACCACGGGCAGGCGCTCATGATTGAGCGGCTACTAGAACGGCAGTTTGCGCATGTACGCATCTTTCATGTGCGCATGGCATTTTCCGGTTCCATCGACGAAGTCGGCAAGTTTCGTATCGGCAAGGTACTGCACTTGTTCAGCGTGGTAGCAAGGATCGTTTATCACCGCGTGATTCATGGCGTGAAAGTGCTGTATTACCCGCCGGCAGGGCCGAACCGTGTACCGCTGTATCGCGATTTGGTCATCTTGATTTGCGTACGGTGGATGTTTCAACGCACGATCTTGCATTTTCACGCTGGCGGCGCGGCCGATGTGTACCCGACATTATCGCAGCCGATGAAATGGTTGTATCGTCGAGCATTGTTCAACGCGGATGCGGCGATTCGCTTGTCGCATAGCTCGCCAGACGACGGCCGCACGCTTCAGGCCAAGCGCCTGTACATCGTCCCGAACGGCATTGCCGATGAGTATCCGCGATTTGCAGCGAAAAAGGCCGACTCACCCTCGTTGCGAATACTATTCATGGGCATCCTGTGTGAATCGAAAGGGTTACTCGTACTGATCGACGCATGTAGACGAATGAAGTGTCGCGGTGTGCCGTTTGAATTGTACGCGATCGGACAGTTTCAATCGACAGATTTTGAATCGACCGTGAGGGGTAGGCTCCGCGAATATGATCTCGAACACGTCGCTCACTTTCCAGGCGAACTGAGAGGAAATGCCAAATGGGAAGCGTTGTCGCGGGCCGACGTATTTTGCCTTCCCAGCTTTTATGAATTGGAATCGTTTCCGATCGTGCTGCTCGAAGCGATGTCCTTTGAACTACCGGTCGTGTCTACACGATGGCGTGGCATTGTCGAGATGGTTGACGACGGAATCACCGGCTATTTGGTCGCGCCGCACGACATCGAGGCCATTGCCGATTCGCTGGAGCAATTGCAGACCTCCGCCGAATTGCGCCGGCGGCTCGGCAACGTCGGGCGAAGCAAGTTTTTGCGCGACTTTACCCTGGAAAAGCACTTGGAACGAATGGAACGCGTGTTTCTCGAAGCAGCGAACGGTCGCAGCGTTCAAGCGGCTGATAATTGTCGCTGGCGAGACGTGGAATCGCCCGATCCATTGCTTTCCGCACCAGAATGTGAACCCATTTGCGGTTCGGAGGCTTTGACGTGA
- a CDS encoding glycosyltransferase family 4 protein: MICAANNMKVLLISDVFPPGICGIGDYSAKLASALAARGVEVNVLTKFIPGAPPEEEIDGIAVHRLARHWTLADARPVLQIADQLGPGTIVHLQYPSLTGYERRPMINLLPAIFRTLKRQFPLVVTMHGFHEHRMRWKLRALPMLWTNTALVFVHRRDRELASRWAPFSARRSVMIPIASNVEAVNLDRSTREQLRWEYGFAGNDIVAAYFGEVRPDKGLHSLLSAIESCRRRKLNAKVLVISTVGTQLHGMSSYEREMLAKLDQAARDGWASLARAETSERVAQLLQVSDLAVFPFTLGAAENRGSVLAAIINGLPVLTTRGISTPIHYEADFGVETVAAGDQCALNSQLVKLIESPVARAALADKSRGAAGRFSWSHIADQTIEVYRKCLTM, translated from the coding sequence ATGATTTGCGCGGCCAACAACATGAAAGTGCTGCTGATTTCCGACGTGTTCCCGCCGGGAATCTGTGGGATTGGGGATTACAGCGCCAAGCTGGCGAGCGCTTTGGCGGCGCGCGGCGTCGAAGTGAATGTGTTGACAAAATTCATTCCAGGTGCGCCGCCGGAAGAAGAGATCGATGGCATCGCGGTGCATCGCCTCGCTCGCCATTGGACCCTTGCCGATGCGCGTCCGGTTTTACAAATTGCCGATCAACTGGGGCCAGGAACGATCGTGCATTTGCAGTATCCATCGCTGACCGGCTACGAGCGGCGGCCGATGATCAACCTGTTGCCAGCCATCTTTCGCACCTTGAAACGACAGTTTCCACTGGTCGTCACGATGCATGGGTTTCACGAACATCGGATGCGATGGAAGTTGCGGGCGTTGCCGATGTTGTGGACAAATACCGCCCTCGTCTTTGTGCATCGGCGCGATCGAGAGCTGGCGAGCCGATGGGCTCCATTTTCGGCGCGGCGATCGGTGATGATTCCAATTGCCTCCAATGTCGAAGCAGTTAATCTGGATCGATCGACGCGCGAGCAATTGCGGTGGGAGTATGGCTTTGCCGGGAATGACATCGTGGCGGCCTATTTCGGCGAAGTCCGGCCGGACAAGGGCCTGCATTCGTTGTTGTCGGCGATCGAGTCTTGCCGTCGGCGTAAGCTGAACGCCAAAGTGCTGGTGATTAGTACCGTTGGAACACAACTTCACGGGATGTCCTCGTACGAACGCGAGATGTTGGCGAAGCTCGACCAAGCCGCCCGCGATGGTTGGGCCAGCCTGGCTCGCGCAGAAACGTCGGAGCGGGTCGCGCAACTACTGCAGGTGTCTGATCTGGCCGTGTTTCCATTTACGCTGGGAGCTGCCGAAAATCGCGGCAGTGTGCTTGCGGCGATCATCAATGGACTGCCAGTGTTAACGACTCGCGGAATTTCCACGCCCATCCATTACGAAGCCGATTTTGGCGTCGAAACGGTCGCCGCCGGCGATCAATGCGCTTTAAATTCGCAATTGGTCAAGCTGATCGAATCACCGGTGGCTCGCGCGGCGTTGGCCGACAAATCCCGAGGCGCAGCCGGTCGGTTCTCGTGGAGTCATATTGCCGATCAGACGATTGAGGTCTACCGAAAATGTCTCACGATGTAA
- a CDS encoding SDR family oxidoreductase — translation MRVLVTGANGYIGSVLVPMLLHEGHEVVGLDTGLFANCLFGPAPPTVEQIMCDVRDIEAADLVGFDAICHLAALSNDPLGAIDASLTYDINYHATVRLARLARHSGVERFVVSSSCSSYGASGDELLTEEASLRPVTAYAKSKVLADRDLAELAADDFSPTFLRNATAYGLSPRLRLDLVINDLVACAVVTGRILIKSDGTPWRPVVHVEDICRAFIAVLAAPRSAIHNQAFNVGRTEENHRIRDLAEIVRQTVPGSRLEYADGGGPDARCYRVDCDKLLRCVPAFRPRWNVRQGVQQLFDAFRQVPLKADDIATGRYVRLIVLKRLMETDTVDSGLRPRSSNRIEMPFNTPA, via the coding sequence ATGCGAGTATTGGTTACAGGAGCGAACGGCTATATCGGTAGCGTACTGGTTCCGATGCTGTTGCATGAAGGACACGAGGTGGTCGGGCTGGATACCGGTCTGTTTGCCAATTGCTTGTTTGGCCCTGCGCCTCCGACAGTTGAACAGATCATGTGCGACGTGCGCGACATCGAAGCGGCCGACCTGGTTGGATTCGACGCCATTTGCCATTTGGCGGCGCTATCGAACGACCCGCTGGGAGCGATCGACGCCAGCTTGACCTACGATATCAACTACCACGCCACCGTCCGTCTCGCTCGATTAGCTCGCCATTCCGGCGTCGAACGATTTGTCGTCTCCAGTTCGTGTAGCTCGTACGGCGCGTCTGGAGACGAACTTCTCACGGAAGAGGCTTCGCTTCGTCCAGTGACGGCTTACGCCAAGAGCAAAGTGCTGGCCGACCGAGATCTTGCTGAATTAGCCGCCGACGATTTCAGTCCGACATTCTTGCGGAATGCCACGGCTTACGGCCTTTCGCCCAGGTTGCGGCTCGACTTGGTCATCAACGATTTGGTGGCCTGCGCGGTGGTGACCGGTCGGATATTGATCAAAAGCGATGGCACTCCTTGGCGTCCGGTGGTCCATGTCGAGGATATTTGCCGGGCGTTTATCGCCGTGTTGGCGGCCCCGCGCTCCGCGATTCACAATCAGGCGTTTAATGTGGGACGGACGGAAGAGAATCATCGCATCCGAGATTTGGCGGAAATCGTTCGTCAAACAGTTCCAGGCAGCCGATTGGAATATGCCGACGGCGGCGGCCCCGATGCGCGTTGCTATCGAGTCGATTGCGATAAATTGCTGCGCTGTGTACCGGCATTCCGCCCACGATGGAACGTTCGCCAGGGAGTACAGCAACTGTTCGACGCGTTCCGCCAGGTGCCGCTCAAGGCGGATGATATTGCCACTGGGCGGTATGTCCGTTTGATCGTTCTGAAGCGGCTGATGGAAACCGACACGGTCGATTCTGGATTGCGTCCTCGCAGTTCAAATCGGATCGAGATGCCGTTCAACACACCAGCTTGA
- a CDS encoding methyltransferase domain-containing protein translates to MTKQLHRLARGVLRRSRDVALRPEVVFRAYMKVKYRTKFPPATLPTWDETTGVLHRQRQWVAARERLKIAGLPLHHDGPKNWDTLIALAEVWAATSPDAAVLDAGAELYSAFLPALYACGYRRLVGVNLVFPRVIYRGPIRYEPGDITRTRFADESFHAIACLSVVEHGVDLQSFFAEMSRLLKTGGTLIVSTDYWQDPIDTRGKIAFGMPIHVFTQAELVAAVEIAAEYDLDLIGPLALKCEDRVVRWDAYGLEYTFVTLGFRRAERASSQESFAERSSAAATHLG, encoded by the coding sequence ATGACCAAACAGTTGCATCGACTTGCTCGCGGCGTATTACGTCGCAGCCGCGATGTTGCGCTGCGGCCCGAAGTCGTTTTCCGCGCGTATATGAAAGTAAAATACCGAACGAAGTTTCCTCCGGCAACGCTACCGACATGGGATGAAACGACGGGCGTGCTGCACAGACAGCGCCAATGGGTCGCCGCTCGCGAGCGGTTGAAAATCGCCGGCTTGCCGCTGCACCACGATGGCCCAAAGAATTGGGACACTCTCATCGCGCTGGCGGAAGTCTGGGCGGCGACGTCGCCCGATGCGGCCGTCCTCGATGCTGGAGCGGAATTGTATTCTGCCTTCTTGCCAGCTCTCTATGCCTGTGGCTATCGACGACTGGTCGGCGTCAATTTGGTGTTCCCGCGGGTGATCTACCGCGGCCCAATACGTTACGAACCTGGCGATATTACTCGCACTCGCTTTGCGGATGAATCGTTTCACGCGATCGCGTGCCTGAGTGTCGTGGAACACGGCGTCGATTTGCAGTCGTTCTTCGCCGAAATGTCGCGGCTATTGAAAACTGGCGGCACTCTGATCGTGTCGACCGACTACTGGCAAGATCCAATCGACACGCGTGGCAAGATCGCGTTTGGCATGCCCATTCACGTCTTCACGCAAGCCGAACTGGTGGCGGCCGTTGAAATAGCCGCTGAATACGACTTGGATTTGATCGGCCCGCTCGCACTGAAGTGCGAAGATCGCGTCGTTCGCTGGGACGCCTATGGACTGGAATATACGTTTGTGACACTTGGTTTTCGCCGTGCGGAAAGAGCAAGCTCGCAGGAGAGCTTCGCGGAACGGTCTTCCGCGGCGGCCACCCATTTGGGATGA
- a CDS encoding WecB/TagA/CpsF family glycosyltransferase: MIELGKYSVLGVNIDAVDYDAVVDRVANAAHEGRPLTVSALAVHGVMTGVLDRFHRHRLNSVDLLVPDGQPVRWALAWLHRTRLPDRVYGPTLMQKVCARAAVDGLPIFLFGSTPTVIRALEEKLTERFPLLKIAGRKPSAFRRLSAAERDEIVNEIRISGAKLAFVGLGCPRQEVFVFEMRDLLQMPLLAVGAAFNFHAGILSQAPPLLQQWGLEWMYRLVQEPRRLWKRYVLLNPCYLVLLGLQTMGLWRESVDPPCSAMDELRYG, from the coding sequence ATGATCGAGCTTGGCAAGTACAGCGTGCTAGGAGTCAACATCGATGCCGTCGATTACGACGCCGTGGTAGACCGTGTGGCCAATGCCGCGCACGAAGGCCGGCCGCTTACTGTGTCGGCCCTCGCAGTTCACGGCGTGATGACCGGTGTGCTCGATCGCTTCCATCGGCACCGGCTCAACAGCGTCGATCTCCTTGTTCCCGACGGCCAACCGGTGCGCTGGGCGCTCGCCTGGCTCCATCGAACGAGGTTGCCCGATCGCGTTTACGGGCCGACATTGATGCAGAAAGTATGCGCGCGTGCCGCGGTCGATGGCTTGCCAATTTTCTTGTTTGGCTCAACGCCAACAGTCATTCGAGCGCTGGAAGAAAAACTGACCGAGCGATTTCCGCTGCTGAAGATTGCCGGTCGCAAGCCATCGGCATTTCGGCGGCTGTCCGCAGCGGAGCGCGACGAAATCGTCAATGAAATTCGTATCAGCGGTGCAAAGCTCGCGTTCGTGGGCCTCGGCTGTCCGCGGCAAGAAGTATTTGTGTTCGAGATGCGCGATTTGCTCCAGATGCCGCTGTTGGCGGTCGGCGCAGCATTTAACTTTCATGCAGGAATTCTTTCGCAAGCACCACCGCTGTTACAACAATGGGGATTAGAATGGATGTATCGCCTCGTGCAGGAGCCGCGGCGATTGTGGAAACGTTATGTGTTGCTGAATCCATGTTATTTGGTCTTGTTAGGATTGCAAACAATGGGGCTGTGGCGCGAGAGTGTCGATCCACCGTGTTCAGCGATGGATGAACTTCGGTATGGATAG
- a CDS encoding dTDP-4-dehydrorhamnose 3,5-epimerase family protein, translating into MKFTSTNIAGALVIDLEPQIDQRGFFARAWCREEFARAGLAIDLAQTNIAWTERRGTLRGLHYQLPPREEAKLVRCTRGAAYVAVADIRMDASSRGSWLGVELTAENRRMLYVPPGCAQGYQTLVDGTELFYQMSTSHAPEFAAGIRHDDPSFNIRWPLAVTMISDSDRSWPLYSTPGAAESAVPQRAASSATATPTDRSQ; encoded by the coding sequence ATGAAATTCACCTCTACCAATATTGCCGGCGCATTGGTGATCGATCTAGAGCCACAGATCGACCAGCGTGGATTTTTTGCGCGGGCTTGGTGTCGCGAAGAATTTGCGCGCGCGGGTTTGGCGATCGATTTGGCCCAGACGAACATTGCCTGGACCGAACGGCGAGGAACACTGCGTGGGCTTCACTACCAGCTTCCGCCGCGCGAAGAAGCGAAGTTGGTGCGTTGCACCCGGGGTGCCGCCTATGTCGCGGTCGCCGATATCCGAATGGATGCAAGCTCGCGTGGAAGCTGGTTAGGCGTTGAACTGACGGCGGAAAATCGCCGGATGCTGTATGTACCACCCGGTTGCGCTCAGGGCTATCAGACGTTGGTGGATGGCACAGAATTATTTTATCAGATGTCCACTTCTCATGCGCCGGAGTTTGCCGCCGGCATCCGCCACGACGATCCATCGTTCAACATTCGCTGGCCACTGGCGGTAACGATGATTTCGGATTCCGACCGGTCGTGGCCGCTTTATTCTACCCCAGGGGCAGCCGAGAGTGCGGTTCCACAGCGCGCGGCGAGTTCCGCAACAGCCACGCCAACCGATCGTTCACAATGA
- a CDS encoding FkbM family methyltransferase — protein sequence MKFKHLTSKFRELRLHPGYRRNRAVVLWRVAVWSAHCLLGLPARAKFRRWKFRLYLPPKWRGGGCTSPYLFREDYEPEVKLLERFLQPGMTFIDGGANTGVFTLTAAHLVGPTGHVVAFEPGATCFAALDQSIRLNCVNHVNLRQQAISDRCGRARFYHHHEQENSFSLGGASEVMYEEVSTTTLDTTFEELKLDRVDCVKLDVEGAEELVFRGGQKLLAQYRPLLLFEVNPEAAERLSLAANGGCTALTELNYRLFRMDQNGRLRSAASADEFGNVLAIPAERLGELGIESSMTHRQTIAL from the coding sequence GTGAAATTCAAGCATCTGACATCGAAGTTTCGTGAGCTTCGGCTGCATCCAGGCTACCGTCGAAATCGGGCCGTCGTACTTTGGCGGGTCGCCGTATGGTCGGCACATTGCTTGTTGGGATTGCCAGCGCGGGCAAAGTTTCGTCGCTGGAAATTTCGTTTGTATTTGCCTCCCAAATGGCGTGGCGGAGGTTGTACTTCGCCCTACCTGTTCCGCGAAGATTATGAACCCGAAGTGAAATTGCTCGAGCGGTTTTTGCAGCCTGGCATGACATTTATCGACGGCGGCGCGAACACAGGTGTGTTTACCTTGACCGCGGCACACTTGGTCGGCCCGACCGGTCACGTGGTGGCGTTTGAACCTGGTGCGACATGCTTCGCTGCATTAGACCAGTCGATTCGCCTGAACTGTGTAAATCATGTGAACCTGCGACAACAGGCCATCTCGGATCGTTGCGGAAGGGCGAGATTTTATCATCACCATGAGCAAGAGAATTCGTTTTCTCTCGGTGGCGCTAGCGAGGTGATGTACGAGGAAGTCAGCACGACCACGCTCGATACCACTTTCGAAGAACTGAAGCTAGATCGCGTCGATTGTGTCAAGCTCGACGTCGAAGGAGCTGAGGAATTGGTCTTCCGCGGCGGGCAAAAATTGCTCGCCCAATATCGACCATTGCTGCTGTTTGAGGTCAATCCCGAAGCCGCCGAGCGGTTGAGCTTGGCGGCCAATGGCGGCTGCACGGCACTGACTGAACTGAATTATCGCCTTTTCCGCATGGATCAGAATGGCCGGTTGCGCTCGGCGGCCAGCGCCGACGAATTTGGCAATGTGCTGGCAATTCCTGCGGAGAGGCTTGGCGAGCTTGGCATCGAAAGCTCAATGACTCATCGGCAAACCATCGCTTTGTGA
- a CDS encoding glycosyltransferase family 2 protein yields the protein MKGQTPKVSIGLPVYNGEKYLASAIQSLLAQTFTDFEVVVSDNASTDGTAEICRWYASRDARIRYYRDETNRGVAWNYARTFELARGEFFRWQAHDDICLPTLLECCLEPMESDPSVVLTYPRLAVIDSQGELLPSDPTAWRPRSGNSSVQPQLSSTTDADQRRLDSPLAYQRFGGILLHTVWCLEPYGLMRSDAVRSTGILRNYCGAEKVFLAEMALRGKFHEIPDVLFYVRRHAEQYSLLPSASAQRELVNPGRIRCPLRLPRQLRSTWGFLCIIPPASISNWQRIRCFGVLLRYAFQVSKWKRIVVNTIRDVGISDGYLKATDQQLAEIGDSDEMQSLGVESPRQTSAGRVAAIHHENDVHWSNDSVVVS from the coding sequence ATGAAGGGCCAGACGCCAAAAGTTAGTATCGGATTGCCGGTTTACAACGGCGAGAAATATCTGGCCAGCGCGATTCAATCGCTGCTGGCACAGACGTTCACCGATTTTGAAGTTGTCGTTTCCGACAACGCCTCGACCGATGGCACGGCGGAAATCTGCCGGTGGTACGCCTCGCGCGACGCCCGCATTCGATATTATCGCGACGAAACCAATCGCGGAGTCGCCTGGAACTATGCTCGGACCTTCGAGTTGGCGCGTGGCGAGTTTTTCAGGTGGCAAGCCCACGACGACATTTGTCTGCCGACGCTGCTGGAGTGTTGCCTGGAACCCATGGAGAGCGACCCGTCCGTCGTCCTTACTTATCCGCGGTTGGCGGTCATTGATTCACAAGGGGAATTGCTGCCCAGCGACCCTACGGCCTGGCGACCACGATCCGGCAATTCGTCGGTTCAGCCGCAGTTAAGTTCGACGACCGACGCGGATCAACGCCGATTAGATTCGCCGCTGGCTTACCAGCGCTTTGGGGGCATTTTGCTGCACACGGTGTGGTGTTTGGAACCCTATGGGCTGATGCGCAGCGATGCCGTTCGCTCAACAGGCATCCTGCGGAACTATTGCGGAGCTGAGAAGGTGTTTCTCGCCGAAATGGCGCTACGCGGGAAGTTTCACGAGATTCCCGATGTATTATTCTATGTTCGCCGTCATGCCGAGCAATACTCGCTGCTCCCTTCCGCGAGCGCGCAGCGAGAACTCGTTAACCCTGGGCGGATCCGTTGCCCTTTGCGATTACCACGGCAACTGCGGTCAACCTGGGGATTCCTCTGCATCATTCCACCGGCATCGATCAGTAACTGGCAACGCATTCGTTGCTTCGGCGTGTTGCTGCGATATGCTTTTCAGGTGAGCAAGTGGAAGCGCATCGTCGTGAACACGATACGCGACGTAGGGATCTCGGACGGATACTTGAAAGCAACCGATCAGCAATTGGCAGAGATCGGCGACTCCGACGAGATGCAATCGCTTGGTGTTGAATCGCCGCGGCAAACTTCGGCTGGTCGTGTCGCGGCAATTCATCATGAGAACGATGTCCATTGGTCGAACGATTCGGTCGTTGTGAGTTGA
- a CDS encoding PIG-L family deacetylase → MQALRFDKIRTILCLGAHSDDLEIGCGGALMKLLAERPDLHVQWVVFGATGQRADEARASAEALLASAASMRIELLAFTDTCFPFLGMEIKEQFRRLQNEASPDLIFTHRLEDRHQDHRLLAELTWNSFRDHLILEYEIPKYEGDLGQPNCFVRVSEDLCRRKCEHLMQYFPSQLQKPWFTADAFQALMRLRGIECNSPSGFAEGFCCRKFVME, encoded by the coding sequence ATGCAAGCATTGCGGTTCGATAAAATACGCACGATTCTCTGCCTCGGCGCACACAGCGACGATCTCGAAATCGGTTGCGGCGGCGCATTGATGAAGTTACTGGCCGAACGACCAGACCTCCACGTCCAGTGGGTCGTCTTTGGCGCAACAGGCCAGCGTGCCGATGAAGCCCGTGCGAGCGCGGAAGCATTGCTTGCGTCGGCCGCGTCCATGCGAATCGAACTGCTTGCGTTCACCGATACTTGCTTTCCATTCCTCGGAATGGAAATTAAAGAACAATTTCGTCGGCTTCAAAACGAAGCGTCGCCCGACCTGATTTTTACCCATCGCCTGGAAGATCGACACCAAGATCATCGTCTGCTGGCCGAACTGACCTGGAACTCCTTTCGAGATCACTTGATCTTGGAATATGAGATTCCCAAGTACGAAGGCGATCTAGGTCAACCCAATTGTTTTGTCCGAGTTAGTGAAGATCTCTGCCGCCGGAAATGCGAACACTTAATGCAGTATTTTCCCTCGCAATTGCAAAAGCCGTGGTTTACCGCCGATGCCTTCCAGGCGCTAATGCGGCTGCGAGGCATCGAATGCAACTCGCCAAGCGGATTTGCGGAGGGATTCTGTTGCCGCAAGTTTGTGATGGAATGA